A window of the Deinococcus malanensis genome harbors these coding sequences:
- a CDS encoding TrkH family potassium uptake protein, which produces MTTVNRRLLLNRLTPPQLIALSFAVAILVGTLLLSSPWTHAPGKNVTFLQALFTATSATCVTGLNVLDPGSTFNRLGEVILMVLIQVGGLGIITFGTLFASLRGQRVGVQERLRTAQQANLTEFGTVTRVIKGIFAYTLLTELVGALVLMVRFVPLEGWDRGIHLALFHAVSAFNNAGFGLYPDNMIRFAEDPLVLLTTSTLVILGGLGYLALLGVALYLRDPRRNRLSLNTIIILVTSASLIVLGTVVVTVLEWNNPGTLGPLSTGGKLLSGYYQGVAPRTAGFNSVDYGAMHGATLFITMLLMFVGGSPGSTAGGIKTTTFYVLVSSIVSHARGEHENVSFHRRIETEDLLRASVVTALSLVVVTSGMFLLLGTNPKLPFVNVAFEAFSAFATVDLSMNTTPLFNAPGQLVLIVLMFLGRIGPLTFAIAFARQQHHRIRYPVDKSIVIG; this is translated from the coding sequence ATGACCACCGTGAACCGCCGCCTGCTCCTGAATCGCCTGACACCACCTCAGTTGATTGCTCTGTCGTTCGCCGTGGCGATTCTGGTCGGTACCCTGCTTCTCTCCTCCCCCTGGACCCACGCTCCGGGAAAAAACGTGACGTTTCTCCAGGCACTGTTCACCGCCACCAGCGCCACGTGTGTCACCGGCCTGAACGTCCTGGATCCCGGCAGCACCTTCAACCGCCTGGGGGAAGTGATTCTGATGGTCCTGATTCAGGTGGGGGGTTTAGGCATCATTACCTTTGGAACCCTGTTCGCGAGCCTGCGCGGCCAGCGGGTGGGCGTGCAGGAACGCCTGCGCACCGCCCAGCAGGCCAACCTGACTGAATTCGGGACCGTCACCCGGGTCATCAAGGGGATCTTCGCGTACACCCTGCTGACCGAACTGGTTGGCGCGCTGGTGCTGATGGTCCGCTTCGTACCGCTCGAAGGCTGGGACCGTGGCATCCACCTCGCCCTGTTCCACGCGGTGAGTGCGTTCAACAACGCTGGGTTTGGGCTGTACCCGGACAATATGATCCGCTTCGCCGAGGACCCGCTGGTGCTGCTGACCACCAGCACCCTGGTCATTCTGGGCGGCCTGGGGTACCTGGCGCTGCTCGGGGTCGCGCTGTACCTGCGGGACCCGCGCCGGAACCGCCTGAGTCTGAATACCATCATCATTCTGGTGACGTCGGCCTCTCTGATCGTGCTGGGCACTGTGGTCGTAACGGTGCTGGAGTGGAACAACCCCGGTACGCTCGGGCCCCTCAGCACAGGTGGCAAACTGCTCAGTGGGTACTACCAGGGGGTCGCCCCCCGCACCGCGGGCTTCAATTCCGTGGACTACGGGGCGATGCACGGCGCGACGCTGTTCATCACAATGCTGCTGATGTTCGTCGGGGGCAGCCCGGGGTCCACTGCAGGCGGCATTAAGACCACCACCTTTTATGTGCTGGTGTCGAGCATCGTGTCTCACGCCCGGGGCGAGCACGAGAACGTCTCATTCCACCGGCGCATTGAAACCGAGGATCTGCTGCGCGCCTCAGTCGTCACGGCCCTCAGCCTGGTGGTCGTGACATCCGGGATGTTTCTGCTGCTGGGGACCAACCCGAAGCTGCCATTCGTGAACGTGGCGTTTGAGGCATTTTCAGCGTTTGCCACGGTGGACCTGAGCATGAACACCACGCCGCTGTTCAATGCGCCGGGTCAGCTGGTCCTGATCGTACTGATGTTCCTGGGCCGCATCGGGCCGCTGACGTTCGCCATTGCGTTCGCGCGGCAGCAGCACCACCGCATCCGGTATCCGGTGGATAAGTCGATCGTGATCGGATGA
- a CDS encoding sensor histidine kinase gives MHFVPSSSRTASRRSFRGLEALAILLAGLVFVVDLITPPALVVGTLLSAPVALAALGSSWRFTVALLVFAVVANVGAGAHHWQGLPTSTFDLLNRAVSLAAMLLVGGLTWRARLASERAVQVETEKRRAAQERNLRTLVEFVSGPYGLEAFVARAAEGLAAFTGAQAVEIGRVDRATLRSPHAIFPLGARHHLNQTLPLDLRVPPAGDGSVWAAAQQSSLLAFLPGRDGDLLVRVHRPQVSAPQLVEAMATLQPLLERTTLLDNLAGQRAQLAEQGEVVRDLIYAFSHDLRTPLMANALHMQQALRGAYGPLPEEYCRTLQNGLDANDSLLSLADQLLTVARYEGGEAQEEPQEVNLRSVILGVVDQVQPRAQARWVNIELRLDSVRLYGAKHDLRRAVQNLVDNAVKFSPLEGTVIIELKLDLDDAEVSVTDEGPGVPAARAGTLFQRFRTGGAGGSTGLGLYLTRRIAEAHGGAVSYRRTAQARTVFTLTLPRGEAA, from the coding sequence ATGCATTTCGTCCCGTCCTCGTCACGTACCGCGTCCCGCCGGTCGTTCCGGGGCCTGGAGGCGCTCGCAATCCTCCTGGCCGGACTGGTCTTCGTGGTCGACCTCATTACCCCCCCTGCGCTGGTGGTGGGAACGCTGCTCAGTGCCCCGGTGGCGCTGGCAGCGCTGGGCAGTTCGTGGCGATTCACGGTCGCTCTGCTGGTGTTCGCTGTCGTGGCGAACGTCGGGGCAGGGGCGCATCACTGGCAGGGTCTGCCCACGTCCACGTTCGACCTGCTTAACCGGGCGGTGAGTCTGGCGGCAATGCTCCTGGTGGGCGGGCTGACCTGGCGGGCCCGGCTGGCCTCCGAGCGTGCCGTGCAGGTGGAGACGGAAAAACGCCGCGCCGCGCAGGAACGGAACTTGCGAACCCTGGTGGAGTTCGTGAGCGGGCCGTACGGTCTGGAGGCGTTCGTGGCCCGCGCGGCCGAGGGACTCGCGGCGTTCACAGGGGCACAGGCGGTAGAGATCGGCCGGGTAGACCGCGCAACTCTGCGCTCCCCGCATGCCATTTTTCCTCTTGGAGCCCGGCACCACCTGAACCAGACGCTGCCGCTGGACCTGCGGGTGCCGCCCGCTGGCGATGGATCCGTGTGGGCAGCCGCGCAGCAGTCGAGCCTGCTGGCGTTCCTGCCGGGACGGGACGGTGACCTTTTGGTCCGGGTCCACCGGCCACAGGTGAGCGCGCCACAGCTCGTCGAAGCCATGGCCACATTACAGCCGCTGCTGGAGCGGACAACGCTGCTCGACAACCTGGCTGGGCAGCGTGCGCAACTGGCGGAGCAGGGGGAAGTGGTGCGCGACCTGATCTACGCCTTCTCCCACGACTTACGCACGCCACTTATGGCCAACGCCCTGCACATGCAGCAGGCGCTGCGGGGCGCCTACGGGCCTCTGCCGGAAGAGTACTGCCGCACCCTGCAAAATGGCCTGGACGCCAACGACAGCCTGTTGAGCCTGGCGGACCAGCTGCTTACCGTGGCCCGCTACGAAGGGGGTGAAGCTCAGGAAGAACCGCAGGAGGTGAACCTGCGGAGCGTCATCCTGGGCGTCGTGGATCAGGTGCAGCCCCGCGCGCAGGCTCGCTGGGTCAATATTGAGCTGCGGCTCGACAGCGTCCGGCTGTACGGAGCAAAACATGACCTCCGGCGGGCGGTACAGAACCTGGTGGATAACGCCGTGAAGTTCAGTCCGCTTGAGGGCACAGTGATTATCGAACTGAAGCTGGACCTGGACGACGCTGAGGTCAGTGTCACCGACGAGGGTCCAGGGGTGCCCGCGGCCCGGGCGGGCACCTTATTCCAGCGGTTCCGGACCGGCGGTGCGGGAGGCAGTACCGGCCTGGGGCTGTACCTCACCCGGCGCATCGCGGAAGCGCATGGTGGGGCGGTCTCCTACCGCCGCACCGCCCAGGCGCGTACGGTGTTCACACTGACCTTGCCCAGGGGAGAAGCGGCATGA
- a CDS encoding response regulator codes for MITSPIRVLLVEDHAFTRDGLRVAVNFELDLRVVAEARSGEEALELLARTQVDVAVVDIGLPGMDGIQTAGEVRTRHPQTRVVMLTAHDLRAEVLAALASGAHAYCLKSARPDLLLLAIRAAAAGSAYLDPQVAHHVLGAMRTPGVPAELSPRELEVLRMIADGLANREIAGQLGISVSSVKLHVQDLLDKLQASDRTQAAVKALRQGLL; via the coding sequence ATGATCACGTCTCCGATCCGGGTCCTGCTGGTCGAGGATCACGCGTTCACCCGGGACGGCCTGCGTGTGGCCGTGAATTTCGAGCTGGACCTGCGGGTGGTGGCCGAAGCACGCAGTGGGGAAGAGGCCCTCGAACTGCTCGCCCGGACCCAGGTAGACGTGGCTGTGGTGGACATCGGCCTGCCGGGTATGGACGGCATTCAGACAGCGGGTGAAGTGCGCACCCGGCATCCTCAGACGCGGGTGGTGATGCTCACGGCACACGACCTGCGCGCAGAAGTTCTGGCGGCACTGGCGTCCGGGGCGCATGCCTATTGCCTGAAAAGTGCCCGGCCGGACCTGCTGCTGCTGGCCATCCGGGCGGCAGCAGCCGGCAGCGCGTACCTGGACCCACAGGTGGCGCACCACGTGCTGGGTGCGATGCGCACGCCGGGAGTGCCGGCGGAGCTGTCGCCACGTGAACTGGAGGTGCTGCGCATGATTGCCGACGGTCTCGCGAACCGGGAAATTGCCGGGCAGCTGGGCATCAGTGTCAGCAGCGTCAAATTGCACGTCCAGGACCTCCTGGACAAGCTTCAGGCGTCGGACCGGACGCAGGCGGCAGTCAAAGCACTTCGGCAGGGGCTGCTGTAG